A region from the Clostridium beijerinckii genome encodes:
- a CDS encoding TetR/AcrR family transcriptional regulator, with product MRRKDDEKEKSIKDAVIKLILKEGFQGTSISKIAKEAGVSPATVYIYYDNKEAMLHDIYIEYSEEVFDYLLNKVNNVIDGKQLIEIIVREYYTYIKKNGEIFHFVEQFSSCPALASGCSERKGIKNLNNLLDEMKEKKVFKDFRNDNLIAIIFSPVKYIAINQCIGEVEQVELLKEMIRIIQDALIES from the coding sequence ATGAGAAGAAAAGATGATGAAAAAGAAAAAAGTATAAAAGATGCAGTTATTAAGTTAATACTTAAAGAAGGTTTTCAGGGTACTTCTATTTCCAAAATAGCTAAAGAGGCAGGGGTTTCCCCAGCTACTGTTTATATTTATTATGATAATAAAGAAGCAATGCTTCATGATATATATATTGAGTATTCTGAAGAAGTCTTTGATTATTTACTTAATAAAGTTAATAATGTGATTGATGGTAAGCAACTTATTGAAATAATCGTTAGAGAATATTATACATACATTAAAAAGAATGGTGAAATTTTCCATTTTGTAGAGCAGTTTTCAAGTTGCCCAGCTCTAGCTAGTGGATGCTCAGAACGTAAGGGTATAAAAAACTTAAATAATTTGTTAGATGAAATGAAAGAAAAGAAAGTGTTTAAGGATTTTCGAAATGATAATTTGATAGCAATAATTTTTTCTCCAGTAAAATACATTGCTATTAATCAGTGTATTGGAGAAGTAGAGCAAGTTGAATTACTTAAAGAAATGATTAGGATTATACAGGACGCTTTGATAGAAAGTTAA
- a CDS encoding heavy metal transport/detoxification protein, translating to MSIKREIIKVYDMTCISCENRVERALKKVDGVINAMASYSNQQVTVEYNNEICTKEQLNEAINKAGYSTKNSSNIKFAGFFIVVAAILLIGNSTSGFDMSAKLNNASYMVLFIVGMLTSIHCVGMCGGIMLTQSLSKDSIVIENQNKFKTLMPAILYNAGRVTSYTIIGGIVGALGSVLSLSLNVKAGLQIFAGLFMVIMGLNMAGFSAFRKFNIKLPWSSCKVKNKPKAPFLVGMLNGLMPCGPLQTMQLYALGTGSAAAGALSMFIFSLGTVPLMLVFGAISGFLSKGYTKQLLKFSGFLVIILGIIMGNRGLALAGVGVPSVSTLTQSLSGSEAQAATSNAAKPTMENGVQVIRMTADNNGYTPNAFYVQKGIPVKWIITGSQINSCNNAVVVPSLNIQKTLKSGENVIEFTPGDKDINFSCWMGMIRGVIKVTDNLDSVDTSKADPSIPTPSSGMSCCTGGAASSVPQTPSIYGDDLSKVSTDRLVKKANIIGDTQSQNLKGIGYEFDPLVVVLEKGIKTKLSIDLNSFDNADGSFTIFNAETEEIVNTFTGKKGIVDVEFKINESGTYVIVKDNVAVVGIQVTDSLNTVNLEEVRENFIS from the coding sequence ATGAGCATTAAAAGAGAGATTATTAAAGTTTATGACATGACCTGTATTTCTTGTGAAAACAGAGTAGAGAGAGCATTAAAGAAAGTTGATGGAGTTATAAATGCTATGGCTAGCTATAGCAATCAACAAGTAACTGTTGAATATAATAATGAGATTTGCACTAAGGAACAGTTAAATGAAGCTATTAATAAAGCTGGTTACAGTACAAAGAATTCAAGTAATATTAAATTTGCAGGTTTTTTTATTGTAGTTGCAGCTATTCTGCTTATTGGTAACTCTACATCAGGTTTTGATATGAGTGCTAAGCTAAATAATGCATCTTATATGGTGTTATTTATTGTTGGTATGCTTACATCTATTCATTGTGTTGGTATGTGTGGTGGAATAATGCTTACACAAAGTTTATCTAAAGACAGTATTGTGATTGAAAATCAGAACAAATTTAAGACTTTAATGCCTGCAATTTTATATAATGCTGGAAGAGTAACTTCTTATACAATTATTGGTGGTATAGTAGGTGCTTTAGGTTCTGTACTATCACTATCACTTAATGTGAAAGCAGGGCTTCAAATATTTGCAGGATTATTTATGGTAATAATGGGACTAAATATGGCTGGATTTTCTGCGTTTAGAAAATTTAACATTAAATTGCCATGGTCTTCATGCAAAGTAAAAAACAAACCTAAGGCACCATTTTTGGTTGGAATGTTAAATGGATTAATGCCTTGTGGTCCTTTGCAAACAATGCAACTTTATGCACTAGGTACTGGTAGTGCAGCAGCTGGAGCTTTATCAATGTTTATATTTTCTTTAGGAACAGTTCCTTTAATGCTAGTATTTGGAGCAATATCAGGTTTTTTAAGCAAAGGTTATACAAAACAACTTTTGAAATTTAGTGGATTTTTAGTAATAATACTTGGAATAATAATGGGAAATAGGGGGCTTGCCCTTGCTGGAGTTGGAGTGCCAAGTGTTAGTACGTTAACACAAAGTCTTTCAGGTAGTGAAGCTCAAGCTGCGACATCTAATGCAGCTAAACCAACCATGGAAAATGGAGTTCAAGTAATAAGAATGACTGCAGATAATAATGGTTATACTCCGAATGCTTTTTATGTTCAAAAAGGTATACCTGTAAAGTGGATAATTACAGGAAGTCAGATTAATTCCTGCAATAATGCAGTGGTAGTACCATCTTTGAATATACAAAAAACTCTAAAGTCTGGTGAAAATGTAATAGAATTTACACCTGGAGATAAAGACATAAACTTTAGTTGTTGGATGGGAATGATAAGAGGCGTAATCAAAGTTACAGATAATCTTGATTCTGTAGATACATCTAAAGCAGATCCATCAATTCCAACGCCAAGCAGTGGAATGAGTTGCTGTACAGGTGGAGCTGCAAGTAGTGTGCCACAAACGCCAAGTATATATGGTGATGATTTAAGCAAAGTTTCTACTGATAGATTAGTTAAAAAAGCTAATATTATTGGCGATACTCAAAGTCAAAATTTAAAAGGAATTGGTTATGAGTTTGACCCACTTGTAGTAGTACTGGAAAAAGGAATAAAAACAAAACTTTCAATAGATCTTAATTCATTTGATAATGCTGATGGAAGTTTTACTATCTTCAATGCAGAAACTGAGGAAATAGTAAATACCTTTACAGGTAAAAAGGGTATTGTAGATGTAGAATTTAAGATAAATGAAAGTGGAACATATGTAATTGTTAAAGACAATGTGGCTGTAGTTGGAATTCAAGTTACGGATTCATTGAATACTGTTAACTTAGAAGAGGTTCGTGAAAATTTCATAAGTTAA
- the lon gene encoding endopeptidase La, with amino-acid sequence MMNIDKKNNEGMVIPVSDLALLPGMIYTLKLNRISEEELKNLAEEHEINIALPLKQNFNQSLLREDDFYKIGVSFHVDGIEKTEKGYQIKIKAIDRVEIKSLSIENNYISAEFEIASDIIDLTEKSQEEMLEYVKKVTRDVSENFTGSDQFMKIIEEQKDLNKLIGYLTQFMPLSNQEKYDLIETQSLKERSLKFMDYLLRQKETLKLQFEMTEKLTEKASKSYRESVLREQLKAIQSELNEGKSEGSKKDKDYLNKIEEAQMPDEIKEAALEELEKLESQSPNSSDYNVIRNYLDLLVKLPWKKAEPKMINLGEARRVLDEQHYGLEKVKDRIIQHLAVMQLKKDKKGSILLLVGPPGTGKTSLGKSIAEALDRKYIRLSLGGVRDEAEIRGHRRTYVGAMPGRIIQSIKKAGEINPVMVLDEVDKLMTGYNGDPASALLEVLDPEQNNTFTDHYLGLPYDLSEVFFIATANSLDSIPRPLLDRMEIIQISSYTMNEKFHIGKNHLIPGTLEEHGLNKEQLVIEDEALEKVISEYTLEAGVRGLKKQLATLARITSEKIVSNKVELPFKVTASELDDLLGRKVSSHDKAQSDNPPGVVTGLAWTAVGGEILFIEATDMLGNGQVTLTGQLGDVMKESAKISLSLLKSRLPMNAVNFKERDLHIHVPSGSVPKDGPSAGITLFTALASLVTGIKVDSKLAMTGEITLRGAVLPIGGLKEKLIGAQRAGITKILIPKDNVIDLKDVPEEVKSQLTIIAVETVEDVLRETLGISLPRVEHIFNPNGSTQAIFNVNQI; translated from the coding sequence ATGATGAATATAGATAAGAAAAACAACGAAGGTATGGTAATTCCAGTATCAGATCTAGCTTTATTACCGGGAATGATTTACACCCTAAAGCTAAATAGGATTAGTGAGGAAGAGCTTAAAAATTTAGCTGAGGAGCATGAAATTAATATTGCATTACCTTTAAAGCAAAATTTTAACCAAAGTCTATTAAGGGAAGATGATTTTTATAAAATTGGAGTTTCATTTCATGTAGATGGAATTGAAAAAACAGAAAAAGGATATCAAATAAAAATTAAAGCGATTGATAGGGTAGAAATTAAATCACTTAGTATTGAAAATAATTATATTAGTGCAGAATTTGAGATTGCATCAGATATTATTGATCTTACAGAAAAGAGCCAAGAAGAAATGCTAGAGTATGTGAAGAAAGTTACTCGCGATGTTAGTGAAAATTTCACAGGATCAGATCAATTCATGAAGATTATAGAAGAACAAAAGGATTTAAATAAACTCATTGGTTATCTTACTCAATTTATGCCACTTTCAAACCAAGAAAAGTATGATTTAATAGAAACTCAATCTTTAAAAGAGAGAAGCCTTAAGTTTATGGATTACCTATTAAGGCAAAAGGAAACTCTAAAGTTACAATTTGAGATGACAGAAAAACTAACTGAAAAAGCTAGTAAAAGTTATAGAGAGTCGGTACTTAGAGAACAATTAAAGGCAATTCAAAGTGAATTAAATGAAGGAAAAAGTGAAGGCTCTAAAAAAGACAAGGATTATTTGAATAAGATTGAAGAGGCTCAAATGCCAGATGAAATAAAAGAGGCTGCTTTAGAAGAATTAGAAAAATTAGAAAGTCAAAGTCCAAATAGTTCAGACTATAATGTTATACGTAACTATCTAGACCTATTAGTGAAGCTTCCTTGGAAAAAGGCTGAACCTAAAATGATTAATTTAGGGGAAGCAAGACGTGTATTAGATGAACAACATTATGGACTTGAAAAAGTGAAAGATAGAATAATACAACATTTAGCAGTTATGCAGCTTAAAAAGGATAAAAAGGGTTCTATTTTATTATTAGTTGGACCTCCAGGAACAGGAAAGACAAGCTTAGGTAAGAGTATTGCTGAAGCCCTTGATAGAAAGTATATACGCTTAAGTTTAGGTGGTGTACGTGATGAAGCTGAAATTAGAGGACATAGAAGAACTTATGTGGGTGCAATGCCAGGAAGAATTATTCAAAGCATTAAGAAGGCAGGAGAAATAAATCCAGTTATGGTTTTAGATGAAGTAGATAAACTAATGACAGGCTATAATGGAGATCCAGCTAGTGCATTACTCGAGGTACTAGATCCTGAACAAAATAATACTTTTACTGATCACTATTTAGGTTTACCTTATGATTTATCAGAAGTATTCTTTATAGCGACAGCTAACTCATTAGATAGTATTCCAAGACCTCTATTAGATAGAATGGAAATAATTCAAATATCTAGTTACACTATGAATGAAAAATTCCATATTGGTAAAAATCACTTAATACCAGGAACTCTTGAGGAACATGGACTTAATAAGGAACAATTAGTTATAGAAGATGAAGCTTTAGAAAAAGTTATTAGTGAATATACTCTAGAAGCTGGTGTAAGAGGACTTAAAAAGCAATTAGCTACTCTTGCAAGAATTACTTCAGAAAAGATTGTATCTAATAAGGTAGAATTACCATTTAAAGTTACTGCTAGTGAATTAGATGATTTGCTTGGAAGAAAAGTTTCAAGTCATGATAAGGCACAAAGTGACAATCCACCAGGAGTAGTAACAGGACTAGCGTGGACAGCAGTAGGCGGAGAGATACTTTTCATTGAAGCTACAGACATGTTAGGAAATGGACAAGTTACCTTAACTGGTCAATTGGGAGATGTTATGAAAGAATCTGCAAAGATTTCTTTAAGCTTATTGAAGTCAAGACTACCAATGAATGCTGTAAACTTTAAAGAAAGAGATCTTCATATTCACGTTCCATCAGGATCTGTTCCTAAAGATGGTCCTTCAGCTGGAATTACATTATTCACAGCCCTTGCATCTTTAGTTACTGGTATAAAAGTAGATTCAAAGCTTGCAATGACAGGGGAAATTACTTTAAGAGGAGCAGTACTTCCAATAGGAGGTCTTAAAGAAAAGTTAATCGGAGCTCAAAGAGCTGGAATAACAAAGATATTAATTCCAAAGGATAATGTAATTGACTTAAAAGATGTACCAGAAGAGGTTAAGAGTCAATTAACTATTATAGCAGTAGAAACAGTAGAAGACGTACTTCGTGAAACTTTAGGAATTTCATTACCTAGAGTAGAACATATATTTAATCCTAATGGATCTACTCAAGCAATTTTTAATGTAAATCAAATATAA